The Leishmania mexicana MHOM/GT/2001/U1103 complete genome, chromosome 6 genome includes a region encoding these proteins:
- a CDS encoding putative kinesin — translation MSERVHVVVRIRPFIASDPPDAELNTLVLDPTHVSVGNSRVFKADRVYMMEDATEVIYAESVAPLISRFLQGFNASVLAYGQTGTGKTFTVQSLLPLLLTDIMADKGLRSGAAEAPNAETSASPTATAPLLYLQYVEVYGETIRDLVEGPAATASRRDGEEPSKIRLVTTTASGARATSPSPERADRQLFPIDERDTAASPTTGCALVGATIVPIFTLAQAAELIARGDTRRATGSTNVHAHSSRSHAILTLFHARYACRLDVVDLAGSEREKKTGNVGVRFQESIAINTGLLALGNVMRALSRIHRAANGKEAGRGGGAGHQRAQHVPYRSSRLTRLLQDTLGGNSATVLIACVAPDTYNRDETLRTLQYCSLALRILNEPLQQYERLRRAQSPLCRRGSPSAAAVLPLSLREGSHTAATATRACRDNDEADESKMTQLKVLELQSAYASLQQQYDEQAEVVASMCASHATTKERLALCERELRKDEGIFTQQIRAMQELVCENRKLRRRLAKACATATATTASTAGAVATTARRDQATMAHNRLFRNADDLPQPARTETDLHHGDKDLTDAVRHMLLAGDRDVAGRMDVSLQLAPSHSQGHRQQHSAPVAATAANRPPLSAHSPHRPQDGRDGVTDGTQYVPLEELPLEVAQQAGVRVDDGRRGAETPTYPAAGGRTEASHALDGMTSGGTAAPTPAEPAQSFIRYILGLHGIDPEAEQAGGLDGGDGRGRAVEAAATSPQSSIRKSAATSVVGMALEPAEVSDTTAESSRDGHTRRDGAPSPLDYALSRRSDRFTASLPPHTMVALSEGEHSSWERQVDRRGFGTDAAQQDSSAVLLLAAEVLRHQGTNAELRNQVQVLQAELDGKQREAALLRLELQEMKELFTT, via the coding sequence ATGTCGGAGCGCGTCCATGTTGTTGTGCGTATCCGTCCCTTCATCGCCTCTGACCCGCCCGATGCGGAGCTGAACACGCTCGTGCTCGACCCGACGCACGTCAGCGTGGGGAACAGCCGCGTCTTCAAGGCGGATCGAGTGTACATGATGGAGGATGCCACGGAGGTCATCTACGCCGAGTccgtggcgccgctgatCAGCCGCTTTCTTCAGGGCTTCAACGCCAGCGTCCTCGCGTACGGCCAGACAGGGACGGGCAAAACCTTCACGGTGCAGTCCCTcttgcctctgctgctgacggACATCATGGCGGACAAGGgtctgcgcagcggcgcggcagaggcacccAACGCAGAGACGTCGGCCTCGCCCACGGCAACGGCACCACTCTTGTACCTGCAGTACGTTGAGGTGTACGGTGAGACGATCCGCGACCTGGTGGAAGGCCCAGCCGCGACAGCGTCGCGCCGCGATGGCGAAGAGCCCAGCAAGATCCGCCTcgtgacgacgacggcatcGGGGGCGAGGGCGACCAGCCCGTCTCCGGAGCGTGCGGACCGGCAACTTTTTCCCATAGACGAACGTGAcaccgcagcgtcgccgacgacaGGCTGTGCTCTTGTGGGCGCCACCATCGTCCCCATCTTCACGCTCGCGCAGGCTGCCGAGCTGATCGCGCGCGGTGACACTCGACGCGCGACAGGGTCTACGAACGTTCACGCGCACTCGAGTCGGAGTCACGCCATCCTCACCCTCTTTCACGCTCGCTACGCGTGCCGGCTCGACGTTGTCGACTTGGCCGGCTCAgagcgggagaagaagaCTGGAAACGTGGGCGTCCGCTTCCAGGAGAGTATCGCCATCAACACCGGACTGCTCGCGCTGGGCAACGTCATGCGTGCGCTGAGTCGCATACATAGAGCTGCCAACGGCAAGGAGGCGGGCCGGGGTGGTGGAGCAGGGCATCAACGGGCGCAGCACGTCCCCTACCGCAGCAGTCGTCTGACGCGTCTGTTGCAGGACACCCTcggcggcaacagcgccACGGTGCTCATCGCCTGCGTTGCACCCGACACGTACAACCGCGATGAGACGCTGCGGACGCTGCAGTACTGCTCCCTCGCGCTGCGGATTCTGAacgagccgctgcagcagtacGAGCGACTTCGACGCGCGCAGTCGCCGCTGTGTCGCCGTGGAagcccctccgccgccgcggtcttGCCACTGTCGCTGCGCGAGGGCTCACacacggccgccaccgctacGAGGGCTTGCAGGGACAACGACGAGGCAGACGAGTCGAAAATGACCCAGCTGAAGGTGCTCGAGTTGCAGTCTGCCTACGCcagcctccagcagcagtacGACGAGCAAGCTGAGGTAGTTGCCAGCATGTGCGCGTCGCACGCGACAACGAAGGAGCGGTTGGCGCTGTGCGAACGGGAGCTCCGTAAGGACGAGGGCATCTTCACCCAGCAAATACGTGCCATGCAGGAGCTCGTGTGCGAGAACCGAaagttgcggcggcggctcgcGAAGGCatgtgccaccgccaccgccaccaccgccagtACAGCAGGAGCCGTAGCAACGACCGCTAGACGCGATCAAGCAACCATGGCGCACAACCGGCTCTTCCGTAACGCTGATGACCTGCCTCAGCCCGCTCGCACAGAGACGGACTTGCACCATGGCGACAAGGATCTTACGGACGCCGTACGCCACATGCTGCTCGCTGGTGATCGTGATGTCGCAGGTAGAATGGACGTCTCACTGCAGCTTGCACCCTCGCACTCTCAAGGTCACCGTCAACAACACTCAGCTCCAGTAGCTGCCACCGCGGCTAATCgaccgccgctgtcggccCATTCGCCGCACCGCCCGCAGGACGGCAGGGATGGTGTCACGGATGGCACTCAGTACGTGCCACTCGAGGAGTTACCGCTGGAAGTGGCACAGCAGGCTGGGGTTCGGGTCGACGATGGTCGCAGAGGTGCAGAGACACCGACATACCCAGCAGCGGGGGGCCGCACAGAGGCTTCTCACGCGCTGGACGGCATGACGTCTGGCGGTACTGCTGCTCCAACTCCCGCAGAGCCTGCCCAGTCGTTCATCCGCTACATCCTGGGCCTGCACGGCATCGATCCAGAAGCTGAGCAAGCAGGTGGCCTTGACGGTGGTGACGGAAGAGGAcgagcggtggaggcggcggccacgtctCCGCAGTCGTCCATCCGCAAATCGGCGGCTACAAGCGTGGTTGGGATGGCGCTGGAGCCTGCAGAAGTATCGGACACAACCGCAGAGAGCAGTCGCGATGGCCACACGCGACGGGACGGTGCGCCATCGCCTCTCGACTACGCTCTGTCGCGCCGCTCCGACCGCTTCACCGCGTCCCTTCCTCCGCACACGATGGTGGCGCTCTCTGAGGGAGAGCACAGCAGCTGGGAGAGGCAGGTGGATCGCCGGGGATTCGGCACTGATGCGGCTCAGCAAGACAgctcggcggtgctgctgctggcggcagaggtgctgcgccaccaaGGAACCAATGCGGAGTTGCGCAACCAGGTCCAGGTACTTCAAGCAGAGCTGGATGGCAAGCAGCgagaggcagcgctgctgcgcctggaGCTGCAGGAAATGAAAGAGCTCTTCACGACGTAA
- a CDS encoding protein disulfide isomerase, with protein sequence MSLVRKTLAVLLTVALLAACATAEMVELNPANFHKIVKDPSKNVFVMFYAPWCGHCNNMKSTWLELADKYPIMEDVVIARVDASKYRGISKEFNVHGFPTLKFFSKKNKSGEIEYEGPRELSAFVSYVSANKQ encoded by the coding sequence ATGTCGCTTGTCCGGAAGACACTCGCCGTCCTGCTGACGGTCGCCCTCCTTGCCGCCTGCGCGACGGCTGAGATGGTCGAGCTCAACCCGGCGAACTTTCACAAAATCGTGAAGGACCCGTCGAAGAACGTCTTCGTCATGTTCTACGCTCCGTGGTGTGGGCACTGCAACAACATGAAGTCGACCTGGCTGGAGCTGGCGGACAAGTACCCCATAATGGAGGACGTTGTCATCGCCCGCGTCGACGCGAGCAAGTACCGCGGCATCTCGAAGGAGTTCAACGTCCACGGGTTCCCGACGTTGAAGTTCTTCTCCAAGAAGAACAAATCGGGTGAAATCGAGTACGAGGGCCCGCGCGAGCTCTCCGCCTTCGTGTCATACGTCTCGGCCAACAAGCAGTga
- a CDS encoding putative deoxyribose-phosphate aldolase: MCDHQSTAKVDLEMLSRPGRKGELNDKILQRVRFLAAELRLPELEAKFAHLKERGGAWRIGSATDNVDLSAYIDHTLLKADASHAAIAQLCEEAKTHHFKAICVNGCHVARCAQLLAGSEVRLGCTCGFPLGQMTPSMKAAEAAEAISSGAHEVDMVINVGALKSKCYLDVFKDIKGVCDVCANTGVVSKVILETCLLSEEEIMDVSIMSVAAGATFVKTSTGFSTTGATPEAVDIMLAVVGNTASVKVSGGVRDRSTAMQYVQAGVKRIGTSSGIAIVSP, encoded by the coding sequence ATGTGCGATCACCAGTCGACTGCGAAGGTAGACCTCGAGATGCTCTCGCGCCCTGGGCGCAAGGGCGAGCTCAACGACAAGATCCTCCAGCGCGTCCGCTTCCTCGCGGCGGAGCTTCGCCTCCCCGAACTCGAGGCGAAGTTCGCACACTtgaaggagaggggcggggccTGGCGCATCGGCAGCGCTACCGACAACGTCGATCTATCCGCATACATCGATCACACCCTACTCAAGGCGGACGCCTCCCACGCGGCCATTGCGCAGCTGTGCGAGGAGGCAAAGACGCATCACTTCAAGGCCATCTGCGTGAACGGCTGCCACGTGGCTCGGTGCGCGCAGCTGTTGGCCGGCTCGGAGGTGCGGCTGGGGTGCACCTGCGGCTTCCCGCTGGGCCAGATGACGCCTTCCATGAaggcggccgaggcggccgaggcgaTCTCGAGCGGGGCACATGAGGTGGACATGGTCATCAACGTCGGCGCCCTCAAGAGCAAGTGCTACCTCGACGTCTTCAAGGACATCAAGGGCGTCTGTGATGTGTGCGCGAACACCGGTGTCGTGTCGAAGGTCATCCTCGAAACCTGCCTCctgtcggaggaggagatcatGGACGTGTCCATCATGAGTGTTGCGGCCGGCGCGACCTTTGTGAAGACCTCCACTGGCTTCAGCACGACGGGCGCAACCCCAGAGGCAGTCGACATCATGCTAGCCGTTGTCGGCAACACAGCTTCCGTGAAGGtgagcggcggcgtgcgggACCGTTCAACGGCGATGCAGTACGTTCAAGCCGGTGTGAAGCGCATTGGCACGAGCTCTGGTATCGCCATCGTGTCGCCATAG